A genomic region of Raphanus sativus cultivar WK10039 chromosome 6, ASM80110v3, whole genome shotgun sequence contains the following coding sequences:
- the LOC130496743 gene encoding uncharacterized protein LOC130496743, translating to MMHLRTWFPELKLCISSGYEDVAHFQFLSKTTFTIGGATFVFNGYNDGELVASKKILEEIFNEEEMVGIYRAHLEIQKAKQDINDKAGVSGAGSASSGAEE from the exons ATGATGCATCTCCGAACTTGGTTTCCAGAACTCAAGCTATGCATTTCATCAGGTTACGAAGACGTTGCCCATTTCCAATTCCTCAGCAAAACAACTTTCACCATAGGAGGGGCTACGTTTGTTTTCAATG GTTATAATGATGGTGAACTCGTTGCAAGCAAGAAAATTCTCGAGGAGATATTCAACGAGGAGGAAATGGTTGGAATCTACAGGGCACATCTTGAAATTCAGAAAGCTAAACAAGACATCAATGACAAGGCTGGTGTGTCAG GAGCTGGATCTGCTTCGTCTGGTGCGGAAGAATGA
- the LOC130495689 gene encoding uncharacterized protein LOC130495689 → MALYAISKKFRFRNIRSAPNGMVLRRFSPSCHWRVYATKLKDSDIYEIRKLDSEHTCSVDDRSGYQSLATHHVVGEMMKARFNGTGGGPRPGEIRQVMQGDHDVRISYWKAWRSREIALEYAKGNSRCSYNLLPDYLRKLIEANPGTLAEIETEYNDNIGNIFKYMFLAMGSYIEGFKYMRKVVVVDGTHLRGKYEGCLLTASAQDGNYQVFSLGVAIVDGENDKLWEWFFKKLQTFIPNTNDIVFVSDRHSSIYCGLAKVYPEARHYYLIGIRFEHWARSHFPGCLLREAREYPILALVDYIRGKLKPWFSARGAAISASLDNFTPRVMELLATNFESSAGYEVKKIKHLEYEVRNKEGFSFHVDISKRFCSCFEFQTLEIPCQHAIAAAIMDKIKVDSLVAFEYTKNAIVSAYSGSVAPVTDTDNIIELTTQLSHLDMFPPCTRRPPGRPRKKRFLSRGEVCMKTPRRRTVCSRCKGCGHNRATFKTPIA, encoded by the exons ATGGCATTATATGCTATTTCCAAGAAGTTCCGTTTCCGCAACATCAGGTCTGCACCCAACGGAATGGTGTTACGTCGCTTTAGTCCTAGCTGTCATTGGAGGGTGTATGCTACAAAGTTGAAAGACTCAGACATTTACGAGATAAGAAAACTTGATTCTGAACACACTTGTTCTGTTGACGATCGCTCTGGTTACCAAAGCCTAGCTACACACCATGTTGTTGGGGAGATGATGAAAGCTCGTTTCAACGGTACCGGTGGTGGTCCAAGGCCTGGAGAGATTCGTCAAGTGATGCAAGGCGACCACGATGTTCGTATATCTTATTGGAAGGCTTGGCGCTCAAGAGAAATAGCCTTGGAATATGCCAAAGGAAACTCACGTTGTTCTTATAATCTTCTTCCAGATTACCTCCGCAAACTAATTGAAGCAAACCCTGGTACTCTAGCTGAGATTGAGACCGAATACAACGACAACATAggaaacatatttaaatatatgtttctaGCTATGGGATCTTATATAGAGGGATTCAAGTACATGCGAAAGGTTGTAGTTGTAGACGGAACACATCTAAGAGGAAAGTATGAGGGATGCCTTTTGACTGCTTCAGCCCAAGACGGAAATTACCAAGTTTTCTCTTTAGGCGTTGCCATCGTCGATGGAGAAAATGATAAATTGTGGGAATGGTTCTTCAAAAAACTTCAAACATTCATCCCAAATACAAACGACATAGTGTTTGTGTCTGATAGGCATTCATCAATATACTGCGGTTTGGCTAAG GTGTATCCAGAAGCTAGGCACT ATTATCTTATTGGAATTAGGTTTGAGCATTGGGCACGTTCCCATTTCCCTGGGTGCC TACTCCGTGAGGCTAGGGAATACCCTATATTAGCCCTTGTTGACTATATAAGAGGAAAGCTCAAGCCATGGTTTTCTGCTAGAGGCGCGGCAATATCAGCAAGTTTAGACAACTTCACACCAAGAGTGATGGAGCTTCTTGCTACTAATTTTGAGTCCTCGGCAGGTTACGAAGTGaagaaaattaaacatttgGAGTATGAAGTACGTAACAAGGAGGGGTTCTCTTTTCATGTTGACATTTCCAAGAGATTTTGTAGTTGTTTTGAGTTTCAAACCCTGGAAATTCCTTGTCAACATGCAATAGCAGCTGCAATCATGGACAAAATTAAAGTTGATTCATTGGTGGCATTTGAGTACACTAAGAATGCAATCGTTTCTGCATACTCGGGTAGCGTTGCTCCGGTTACCGATACTGATAATATCATAGAACTTACTACTCAACTTTCACACTTGGATATGTttccaccgtgcactaggcgTCCACCTGGACGTCCACGAAAGAAACGGTTTCTATCTCGCGGAGAAGTTTGT ATGAAGACACCAAGAAGACGCACAGTATGTAGTCGTTGCAAAGGTTGTGGCCACAATCGTGCGACATTCAAAACTCCAATCGCTTAA